One part of the Dyadobacter sp. 676 genome encodes these proteins:
- a CDS encoding DUF2007 domain-containing protein gives MEENWARAYQSGQAIRAEIAREILEQNGIAAVIVNKQDTSYPIFGNFEVHVPAADLEKAQTILTNEEAFKQSE, from the coding sequence ATGGAGGAGAATTGGGCGAGAGCCTACCAGAGCGGACAGGCCATCCGGGCGGAAATAGCCCGCGAAATTTTGGAACAGAACGGAATCGCGGCGGTGATCGTGAACAAGCAGGACACCAGTTACCCGATCTTCGGAAACTTTGAAGTCCACGTGCCCGCGGCCGATCTGGAAAAGGCCCAAACCATACTGACGAATGAAGAAGCGTTTAAACAATCTGAGTAA
- a CDS encoding phosphatidate cytidylyltransferase gives MKKRLNNLSNLQQRTITGLAGVIVIIGCILYSEWSFLLLFCAISSLTQLEFYKLLGLDGNQPLTYYGTFCGTVMILLAYLIEQDIVPFENYFIISPLLSMIFFIKLYKKNDLKPFTNIGFTFLGIIYVALPFALIIVMALRGGRYNYEIVLGSLLLLWASDIGGYFAGTKFGKRKLFERISPKKSWEGSMGSAVFAGIIAFALGHYFRTFEPWKWYCIGAIIVVVGTYGDLVESLFKRSIAIKDSGSSIPGHGGFLDRFDGLLLSAPFIVTFLKLFS, from the coding sequence ATGAAGAAGCGTTTAAACAATCTGAGTAATTTACAACAAAGGACTATTACCGGACTTGCAGGCGTAATTGTCATTATCGGTTGCATTTTATACAGCGAATGGTCGTTTTTACTGCTTTTCTGCGCCATCAGCTCCCTTACGCAGCTTGAATTTTATAAACTGCTCGGCCTCGACGGCAACCAGCCGCTTACCTATTATGGCACGTTCTGTGGCACAGTCATGATACTTCTTGCGTATTTGATTGAGCAGGACATTGTACCGTTTGAAAATTACTTCATTATCAGCCCGTTGCTGTCGATGATCTTTTTTATCAAACTCTACAAAAAGAACGACCTGAAACCCTTTACGAACATCGGGTTTACATTCCTGGGTATTATTTACGTGGCGTTGCCGTTCGCACTGATCATCGTGATGGCCCTGCGCGGCGGGCGTTACAACTACGAAATCGTACTGGGGAGCCTGTTGCTGCTTTGGGCATCGGATATAGGCGGGTATTTTGCCGGTACGAAGTTTGGCAAAAGGAAGTTGTTCGAACGCATTTCACCCAAGAAGTCCTGGGAAGGCTCGATGGGCAGCGCGGTGTTCGCCGGGATTATCGCATTTGCGCTGGGGCATTATTTCCGTACCTTCGAGCCGTGGAAATGGTATTGCATCGGCGCCATTATCGTGGTGGTAGGCACTTACGGAGATCTGGTGGAGTCGTTGTTCAAGAGGAGTATCGCTATCAAAGACTCGGGAAGCAGTATTCCCGGCCATGGCGGCTTTCTCGACCGTTTCGACGGACTATTGCTCTCGGCACCATTTATTGTGACATTTTTAAAGTTATTTTCCTGA
- a CDS encoding UDP-2,3-diacylglucosamine diphosphatase has product MSLSFQQKTITLAPGRRIYFSSDFHLGVPTASASREREKRIVSWLESIRHDAQTIFLVGDIFDFWFEYNRAIPKGFVRLLGKLAELADEGIELVVFTGNHDMWMSGYLTEELGAPIYRNPVSFSIRAGSGEKKLLVGHGDGLGPGDHTYKFLKKVFENSFFQWLFRVVHPDVGMWIASEWSRRSRLANVNKGEERFLGADNEWLFQYCREVEASQHHDFYVFGHRHLVLDMQVNAQSRYINLGEWVTQQHYAAFDGNDLQLKRFGPAIG; this is encoded by the coding sequence ATGAGTCTTTCGTTCCAGCAAAAAACCATTACGCTCGCACCCGGCCGCCGCATTTACTTTTCGTCGGACTTTCACCTGGGAGTCCCCACCGCCTCTGCCAGTCGCGAGCGCGAGAAACGCATTGTAAGCTGGCTAGAATCGATCCGGCACGATGCGCAGACGATTTTCCTGGTAGGCGATATTTTTGACTTCTGGTTTGAATACAACCGTGCCATTCCAAAAGGCTTTGTGCGTTTGCTGGGCAAGCTGGCCGAATTGGCCGACGAAGGTATCGAGCTAGTCGTCTTCACCGGCAACCACGACATGTGGATGTCGGGCTACCTGACCGAAGAGCTCGGCGCACCGATTTACCGGAACCCTGTAAGTTTTTCGATCAGGGCCGGGTCCGGCGAGAAGAAGCTGCTCGTAGGTCATGGCGATGGCCTCGGCCCGGGAGACCATACCTATAAGTTTCTGAAAAAGGTATTTGAAAACAGCTTTTTCCAGTGGCTGTTCCGCGTGGTGCATCCGGATGTGGGCATGTGGATTGCTTCCGAATGGTCGAGACGCAGCCGTTTGGCCAATGTGAACAAAGGCGAAGAGCGCTTTCTCGGTGCGGATAACGAGTGGCTGTTTCAATACTGCCGGGAAGTCGAAGCCTCGCAGCATCACGACTTTTACGTTTTCGGGCACCGGCATCTGGTACTGGATATGCAGGTCAACGCACAGTCGCGCTATATCAACCTGGGCGAGTGGGTCACCCAGCAGCATTATGCCGCGTTCGACGGCAATGATCTGCAATTGAAGAGATTCGGACCGGCGATCGGTTAG
- a CDS encoding DUF4494 domain-containing protein has product MASWYLGKIRYQKEDEAGRLKTINETYLVDAVSYTESEARLYKQIVTDASDFSVTAISRMRLADLFSYEEGEQWFKAKVIYFSVDEKSGKEKKIVNYMLVNAEGIQQALDRINESMRNFLIPYEVTDITLTPILDVFPYSAEEDLEPEIPANMRPLAEVMAERVQAEGIQTENVPAESA; this is encoded by the coding sequence ATGGCCAGCTGGTATTTAGGAAAAATTCGGTATCAAAAAGAAGATGAAGCAGGAAGGTTGAAAACGATCAATGAGACGTATCTGGTGGACGCCGTTTCGTACACCGAGTCGGAGGCACGGCTCTACAAGCAGATCGTCACCGATGCCAGCGATTTCAGCGTTACCGCCATTTCAAGAATGCGCCTCGCCGACCTCTTTTCTTACGAAGAAGGCGAACAGTGGTTCAAGGCGAAGGTGATTTACTTTTCTGTGGACGAGAAAAGCGGAAAAGAGAAGAAAATCGTGAACTACATGCTGGTGAATGCAGAAGGTATCCAGCAAGCCCTCGACCGGATCAACGAAAGCATGCGCAATTTCCTGATCCCCTACGAAGTGACCGACATTACCCTTACCCCGATCCTCGACGTGTTCCCTTATTCAGCGGAAGAGGATCTGGAGCCCGAAATCCCCGCAAATATGCGCCCGTTGGCCGAGGTAATGGCTGAACGCGTGCAAGCTGAGGGGATACAAACCGAAAATGTACCTGCTGAAAGTGCTTGA
- the pyrH gene encoding UMP kinase, with product MPEPKYKRLLLKLSGEALNGGDKAQVIDFNILDNYAREIKRITEVGVQVAIVIGGGNIFRGASVEKSGIDRVQGDHMGMLATVINGMAIQSSLEKHGVNTRLMSAIKMEQVCEPLIRRRAIRHLEKGRVVIFGAGTGNPYFTTDTTAGLRAIESESEVVLKGTRVDGVYTADPEKDPNATKYSQLTFDEALSKNLKIMDLTAFTLCKENDLPIIVFDMNKPGNLYDLVMGGEVGTLISNK from the coding sequence ATGCCGGAACCAAAATACAAACGTTTATTACTGAAACTCAGCGGAGAAGCACTCAACGGGGGCGACAAAGCCCAGGTCATCGACTTCAACATTCTCGATAATTATGCCAGGGAAATCAAAAGGATTACCGAGGTAGGTGTGCAGGTTGCAATTGTAATTGGTGGTGGAAATATATTCCGCGGGGCTTCCGTGGAAAAATCAGGGATCGACCGGGTTCAGGGTGACCATATGGGTATGCTCGCGACCGTTATCAACGGCATGGCGATCCAGAGCTCGCTGGAAAAACACGGGGTGAATACCCGCCTGATGTCGGCGATTAAAATGGAGCAGGTTTGCGAGCCATTGATCCGCCGCCGCGCCATTCGCCACCTCGAAAAGGGCCGTGTGGTGATTTTCGGAGCGGGCACCGGTAACCCCTACTTCACAACCGACACCACAGCCGGCCTCCGCGCCATCGAATCAGAATCGGAGGTGGTCTTGAAAGGTACCCGTGTGGACGGCGTTTACACCGCCGATCCCGAGAAAGACCCGAACGCGACCAAATATTCCCAGCTTACATTTGACGAAGCTTTGTCTAAAAATCTCAAGATTATGGACCTTACCGCATTTACGTTATGTAAGGAAAATGATCTGCCGATCATCGTATTCGACATGAACAAGCCTGGCAACCTGTATGACCTGGTAATGGGCGGTGAAGTCGGGACCCTGATTTCGAACAAATAG
- a CDS encoding carboxypeptidase-like regulatory domain-containing protein — translation MKRSFLIFFLVLAGMLCGREAFAQGEQKAIIFSGVVVGGKTTERLPGATIFIVNAGRGTLAKSDGSFTIPVFPGDSIVFSYVGYKKQYHVVPRNYNSELYSAIVALREDVVTLSGVTIYPYSTEEEFKKAFLALKLPDQADRDALAKSTDPDYINRLAAQMPNNAQTNYRYSMDQLMFGRESAANKGFATSFPFLNPFAWAKFIKSVKNGDLKQKDWSKELNATPRENITKQDFITPSPGETEAARKRGGTNRSPVRISSIADHCRRTRHNAAG, via the coding sequence ATGAAACGGAGTTTTTTAATATTTTTCCTGGTGCTTGCGGGAATGTTGTGCGGGCGGGAAGCATTTGCTCAGGGTGAACAGAAGGCCATTATCTTCTCCGGCGTGGTGGTGGGAGGTAAAACAACCGAGCGTTTGCCGGGCGCCACCATTTTTATCGTAAACGCCGGCCGGGGGACGCTAGCGAAAAGCGACGGTTCTTTCACGATCCCGGTTTTTCCGGGTGATAGCATCGTGTTCAGCTATGTGGGTTACAAGAAGCAGTACCACGTTGTACCGAGAAACTATAATTCTGAACTCTATTCGGCGATTGTTGCATTACGCGAAGATGTGGTAACCCTTTCCGGCGTCACCATTTACCCATATTCCACCGAGGAAGAATTTAAAAAGGCTTTCCTTGCATTGAAACTGCCCGATCAGGCCGACCGGGATGCTTTGGCGAAAAGTACCGATCCGGATTACATCAACCGGCTGGCGGCTCAGATGCCCAACAATGCGCAGACCAACTACCGATATTCGATGGATCAGCTGATGTTCGGACGCGAATCGGCGGCTAATAAAGGTTTTGCGACGAGCTTCCCGTTCCTGAACCCGTTTGCTTGGGCGAAATTTATCAAGTCTGTTAAAAACGGGGATTTGAAGCAAAAGGATTGGAGCAAAGAACTGAATGCGACCCCGCGCGAAAATATTACCAAGCAGGACTTCATCACGCCGAGTCCAGGCGAAACGGAGGCTGCGAGAAAACGGGGGGGGACTAACCGATCGCCGGTCCGAATCTCTTCAATTGCAGATCATTGCCGTCGAACGCGGCATAATGCTGCTGGGTGA
- the dusB gene encoding tRNA dihydrouridine synthase DusB, whose protein sequence is MVKIGNIELSDFPLLLAPMEDVSDPPFRAVCKENGADLMYTEFVSSEGLIRDAAKSVQKLDIFEYERPIGIQLFGSDVETMGSCAEIASRVNPDLIDINYGCPVKNVACRGAGAALLQDIPKMVRMTESVIKSTHLPVTVKTRLGWDDNTKNIEEVAERLQDIGIKALSIHGRTRVQMYKGSADWSLIAKVKENPRITIPIFGNGDVDTPEKALEYKNRYGVDGIMIGRATIGNPWIFNEIKHYLKTGEKLPPPTMEQRVDVCRRHLEFSIRWKGPVAGVFEMRRHYTNYFKGLEHFKPYRMRLVEAPTFDELDSILKEISNDYSEMVC, encoded by the coding sequence ATGGTTAAGATTGGAAATATAGAACTGAGCGATTTTCCCCTGCTGCTTGCTCCGATGGAGGACGTGAGCGATCCGCCGTTCCGCGCGGTTTGCAAGGAAAACGGCGCTGACCTGATGTACACCGAATTCGTATCGTCGGAGGGGCTTATTCGCGACGCGGCCAAAAGCGTTCAGAAACTGGATATTTTTGAATACGAACGCCCCATCGGCATCCAGCTTTTCGGCAGCGATGTGGAAACGATGGGCTCATGCGCGGAAATCGCCTCCCGTGTGAACCCCGACCTGATCGATATCAACTATGGCTGTCCGGTGAAGAATGTCGCATGCCGCGGTGCGGGCGCTGCATTATTGCAGGATATTCCCAAAATGGTCAGAATGACGGAATCCGTAATCAAATCGACACATTTGCCTGTGACGGTAAAAACGCGCCTCGGCTGGGACGACAATACGAAGAACATCGAGGAGGTAGCGGAGCGTTTGCAGGATATCGGCATCAAGGCGTTGTCTATCCACGGCCGCACGCGCGTGCAGATGTACAAAGGCTCCGCCGACTGGTCGCTGATTGCGAAAGTGAAGGAAAACCCGCGCATTACGATCCCCATTTTCGGTAATGGCGATGTCGACACGCCCGAAAAGGCATTGGAATACAAAAACAGATATGGCGTCGATGGCATCATGATCGGCCGTGCGACCATCGGTAACCCCTGGATATTCAACGAGATCAAGCATTACCTCAAAACCGGCGAAAAGTTGCCGCCACCGACCATGGAGCAGCGTGTGGACGTTTGCCGCAGGCACCTGGAATTCTCGATCCGCTGGAAAGGACCGGTAGCGGGTGTTTTTGAAATGAGAAGGCATTATACCAATTATTTCAAAGGGTTGGAACACTTCAAACCTTACAGAATGCGCCTGGTGGAAGCGCCTACATTCGATGAACTCGACAGCATCCTGAAAGAAATTTCGAACGATTACAGCGAAATGGTATGCTGA
- a CDS encoding CPBP family intramembrane glutamic endopeptidase has protein sequence MQNSNPNLVVSRVPGTWGSLLVLVGFMLIGMAVGNVLAVMALAIYLHADTESVTALLTRLFAEPEKIPDGWNALMIMQGTVHFFSYLLPTLIYWFYIERRTIGQFSADRRPAWPIWVLAFVLVLAFIPVNSKFIEWNAAMELPDALSGLEKWMRDKEDQLSVMTEFLTSYKSFGQLLIALFVVTLLPALGEEALFRGVVQTKLFRELRNIHVAIWLSAAVFSAIHFQFYGFLPRMMLGALFGYLYYWTGNLWVAVLAHFVNNGFVLVMMYLHNIGAVEINIEEAKSMPFILILASLVVSATILGVIRRNGHEGRTGLPHNF, from the coding sequence ATGCAAAATAGTAACCCGAATCTGGTTGTTTCCCGCGTACCCGGCACCTGGGGCAGTTTACTGGTATTGGTAGGTTTCATGCTGATAGGCATGGCAGTAGGCAACGTGCTCGCGGTAATGGCACTGGCCATCTACCTCCATGCCGATACCGAAAGCGTAACGGCGCTGCTGACCCGGCTTTTTGCCGAACCCGAAAAAATACCAGACGGATGGAATGCATTGATGATCATGCAGGGTACGGTCCATTTCTTTTCCTACCTGCTTCCAACGCTCATTTACTGGTTCTATATCGAACGCCGTACGATCGGGCAGTTCAGCGCCGACCGTCGGCCGGCCTGGCCCATTTGGGTGCTGGCATTCGTTCTGGTACTCGCGTTTATCCCGGTGAACAGCAAGTTTATCGAATGGAACGCGGCGATGGAACTGCCCGATGCGTTGTCGGGACTGGAAAAGTGGATGCGGGACAAGGAGGACCAGTTGTCGGTGATGACCGAGTTCCTGACTAGCTACAAGAGTTTCGGTCAATTGCTGATCGCATTGTTTGTCGTAACACTCCTTCCGGCGCTTGGCGAGGAGGCGCTTTTTCGTGGTGTGGTGCAAACGAAGCTTTTTCGCGAATTGCGCAATATACATGTCGCTATATGGCTTTCGGCCGCTGTTTTCAGTGCTATCCATTTCCAGTTTTATGGTTTTCTGCCGCGGATGATGCTTGGTGCATTGTTCGGCTATCTGTATTACTGGACCGGGAATTTGTGGGTCGCCGTGCTTGCTCATTTTGTGAATAACGGCTTCGTGCTGGTAATGATGTACTTGCACAATATCGGCGCGGTGGAGATCAACATCGAGGAAGCCAAATCGATGCCGTTCATACTCATTCTCGCTTCGCTGGTAGTTTCGGCCACCATTCTCGGGGTGATCAGAAGGAACGGGCACGAGGGGCGAACCGGCCTCCCGCATAACTTTTAA
- a CDS encoding biotin/lipoyl-containing protein, whose product MLKVNVGNKPQADQPENGRAFEIEWRKEGWFIDGNAFEGDIVALGENRFHVIRNNRSYNIEVIDRNPAGKTTHLLINGQHYHTTTRDDLDLLLEKMGMQNASSQKINNVKAPMPGLIQSINVAEGDSIAKGDNLLVLVAMKMENVIKSSGSGVIKSLKVTPGQIVEKNQVLLEFH is encoded by the coding sequence ATGCTGAAAGTAAATGTGGGAAACAAGCCGCAGGCCGACCAGCCGGAGAATGGCAGGGCATTTGAGATCGAGTGGCGAAAAGAAGGCTGGTTTATCGATGGAAATGCATTTGAAGGCGACATTGTGGCGCTCGGCGAGAACCGCTTCCACGTGATCCGGAACAACAGATCCTACAATATCGAGGTCATCGACCGTAACCCGGCCGGAAAAACGACGCATTTGCTCATCAACGGGCAGCATTACCATACCACGACCAGGGACGACCTCGATTTGCTGCTCGAAAAAATGGGAATGCAGAACGCTTCCAGCCAAAAGATCAACAATGTAAAAGCCCCTATGCCGGGCCTGATCCAGTCCATTAATGTGGCCGAAGGCGACAGCATTGCCAAAGGCGACAACCTGCTCGTGCTGGTGGCGATGAAGATGGAAAACGTGATCAAATCATCCGGCAGCGGGGTCATTAAATCGCTGAAAGTGACGCCCGGACAGATTGTGGAAAAAAACCAGGTATTATTGGAGTTTCATTAA
- the frr gene encoding ribosome recycling factor, with amino-acid sequence MEEIELYLDDAKDTMEGAIKHLIIELGKIRAGKASPQMLEGLQIEYYGSMTPIQNVATINTPDARTLAIKPFEKKIINDIEKAIRNSNLGFSPSNDGEIIRISVPPLNEERRRELVKRAKGEIETAKINVRNIRQDANNSLRKLTKEGVSEDLVKSSEERVQKLTDSYVAKIDQIFSVKEKEIMEV; translated from the coding sequence ATGGAAGAAATAGAATTATATCTGGACGACGCCAAGGATACCATGGAAGGCGCAATCAAACACCTTATTATAGAATTGGGTAAAATCCGCGCCGGAAAAGCATCCCCGCAAATGCTGGAAGGTCTTCAGATCGAATACTATGGTTCAATGACGCCGATCCAGAACGTCGCGACGATCAATACGCCCGACGCACGGACACTGGCTATCAAACCTTTCGAGAAAAAGATCATCAATGACATCGAAAAGGCGATCCGTAACAGTAACCTTGGCTTTTCACCTTCCAACGACGGTGAAATAATCCGTATTTCTGTTCCCCCATTGAATGAAGAACGCCGCCGCGAGCTGGTAAAACGTGCGAAAGGCGAAATTGAAACTGCCAAAATCAACGTTCGCAACATCCGCCAGGACGCGAACAATTCGCTGCGTAAGCTGACAAAAGAAGGAGTGTCGGAGGATCTGGTAAAATCCAGTGAGGAACGTGTTCAGAAACTGACCGACAGCTATGTCGCCAAAATAGACCAGATATTCTCCGTGAAGGAAAAGGAGATCATGGAAGTATAA
- a CDS encoding exodeoxyribonuclease III, translated as MQILTYNLNGIRAALKNGLLDWLQTTPADILCFQEVKATPDVVDLSGFQALGYELAGWHAAEKKGYSGVAIFSKIKPDHVIAGCGIPAYDSEGRVLRADFGDITVLNCYFPSGTSGDIRQSVKMRFLADFFVWVNELRKERPNLIICGDYNIAHTEIDIHDPVRNQKSSGFLPEERAWMTEWFASGYTDAFRFMNPTLRQYSWWTYRAGARGNNKGWRIDYISVADPIKHRIVAARQYNDAVHSDHCPVWLEIG; from the coding sequence ATGCAAATACTTACTTATAACCTGAACGGCATTCGCGCTGCATTGAAAAACGGCCTGCTCGACTGGCTTCAAACGACGCCCGCCGATATTCTTTGTTTTCAGGAAGTGAAAGCGACGCCCGATGTCGTCGATCTCTCCGGCTTCCAGGCACTCGGTTACGAGCTGGCGGGATGGCATGCCGCCGAGAAAAAAGGCTACAGCGGCGTGGCTATATTTTCGAAAATCAAACCGGATCATGTGATCGCTGGGTGCGGCATCCCCGCCTATGACTCGGAGGGCCGCGTGTTGCGCGCGGATTTCGGCGATATAACGGTGCTGAACTGCTACTTTCCGTCGGGGACCAGCGGCGACATCCGCCAAAGTGTAAAAATGCGCTTCCTCGCCGATTTTTTTGTTTGGGTAAATGAATTGAGAAAGGAACGTCCGAACCTGATCATCTGTGGCGACTATAATATCGCCCACACGGAAATCGACATTCACGACCCGGTACGGAACCAGAAGTCGTCGGGCTTCCTTCCCGAGGAGCGCGCCTGGATGACCGAATGGTTTGCCAGCGGCTACACCGACGCATTCCGGTTCATGAACCCGACCCTGCGCCAATACTCCTGGTGGACCTACCGTGCCGGTGCCCGGGGCAATAACAAGGGCTGGCGTATCGATTACATTTCCGTCGCCGATCCGATCAAACACCGCATCGTCGCTGCCCGCCAGTACAACGACGCCGTCCATTCGGACCATTGTCCGGTGTGGTTGGAAATCGGGTAG
- a CDS encoding UDP-glucose/GDP-mannose dehydrogenase family protein — protein sequence MKIAVVGTGYVGLVTGTCFAETGNQVTCVDIDVRKVERLQKGEIPIYEPGLDVLFDRNVAEGRLLFTTSLAEGIKDAQVIFLALPTPPGEDGSADLKYILKVADDLGPLLDQYAVVVDKSTVPVGTAEKVQAAIAKNAKVDFDVVSNPEFLREGVAVEDFMKPDRVVVGTTSEKAKKVMEKLYAPLVRQGNPVIFMDERSAEMTKYAANSFLAMKITFMNEIANLCEKVGANVDDIRRGIGTDSRIGKRFLFAGIGYGGSCFPKDVQALAKTSADYDYDFRILKSVMDVNYDQKKKLLPMVEGYFPDGLKGKTIAVWGLAFKPYTDDIREAPALENIEALLAAGAKVTAYDPEAMNNVKALLGDKVTFCHTPYAALDDADALMIFTEWPQFRTPEFEKMGKLLKNKVIFDGRNLYELDQMREMGYTYYSIGREKVLPA from the coding sequence ATGAAAATTGCAGTAGTAGGAACAGGATACGTTGGTTTGGTGACAGGCACCTGCTTTGCCGAGACAGGCAACCAGGTGACTTGCGTCGATATCGATGTCAGAAAGGTGGAACGCCTTCAAAAAGGAGAAATACCCATTTACGAGCCGGGCCTCGACGTGCTTTTCGACCGCAACGTGGCGGAAGGGCGCTTGTTATTTACTACCAGCCTGGCCGAAGGGATCAAGGATGCGCAGGTGATTTTCCTTGCATTACCAACGCCTCCGGGCGAAGACGGCTCCGCCGATCTTAAATATATCCTCAAAGTAGCCGACGACCTGGGGCCGCTCCTGGATCAATATGCGGTGGTCGTCGACAAAAGCACAGTGCCGGTTGGGACAGCCGAAAAAGTACAGGCGGCGATTGCGAAAAACGCCAAAGTGGATTTCGACGTGGTATCGAACCCCGAGTTCCTTCGCGAAGGCGTCGCTGTGGAAGATTTTATGAAGCCGGACCGCGTGGTAGTCGGTACTACCTCGGAAAAAGCCAAAAAGGTAATGGAGAAATTGTACGCTCCGCTGGTACGCCAGGGCAACCCGGTTATCTTCATGGACGAACGGTCCGCCGAAATGACCAAATACGCGGCGAACTCGTTCCTGGCGATGAAAATCACTTTCATGAACGAAATAGCTAACCTTTGCGAAAAAGTTGGTGCCAATGTGGACGATATTCGCCGGGGCATCGGGACCGACAGCCGCATCGGCAAGCGCTTCCTGTTCGCCGGTATCGGATATGGCGGTAGCTGTTTTCCAAAGGACGTACAGGCATTGGCAAAAACTTCCGCGGACTACGACTATGATTTTCGCATTCTCAAATCGGTGATGGACGTAAACTACGACCAGAAGAAGAAATTGCTCCCGATGGTGGAAGGCTATTTCCCCGATGGCTTGAAAGGAAAGACCATCGCGGTCTGGGGATTGGCTTTCAAACCTTATACCGACGATATTCGCGAAGCGCCGGCATTGGAAAACATCGAAGCATTGCTGGCCGCGGGGGCGAAAGTGACCGCTTACGACCCCGAAGCGATGAACAACGTGAAGGCATTGCTGGGCGACAAGGTCACTTTTTGCCATACACCTTACGCGGCGCTCGACGACGCGGATGCGTTGATGATTTTTACCGAATGGCCGCAGTTCCGTACGCCGGAATTTGAAAAAATGGGTAAACTGCTGAAAAACAAAGTGATTTTCGATGGCAGAAACCTGTACGAACTCGATCAGATGCGCGAAATGGGTTATACCTATTACAGCATCGGTCGCGAGAAGGTATTGCCGGCCTGA
- a CDS encoding UDP-glucuronic acid decarboxylase family protein: MKRVLITGAAGFLGSHLCERFLKEGMYVIGMDNLITGDMRNIEHLMPNPNFEFYHHDVTKYVHVPGELDYIMHFASPASPIDYLKIPIQTLKVGAMGTHNLLGLARAKKSRFIIASTSEVYGDPLVHPQTEDYWGHVNPIGPRGCYDEAKRYQEAITMAYHRYHGLETRIVRIFNTYGPRMRLNDGRVLPAFMGQALRGEDITVFGDGTQTRSFCYVDDLVEGIYRLLMSDYSLPVNIGNPMEITIGQFAEEIIKLTGTDQKVVYKPLPQDDPKQRQPDITKAKEVLGWEPKVSREEGLRITYDYFRSLPKERLYEESNHRGFEGFSAKK; this comes from the coding sequence ATGAAACGTGTTTTAATTACGGGAGCAGCAGGTTTCCTGGGTTCGCACCTCTGCGAGCGTTTTTTGAAGGAGGGAATGTATGTGATCGGGATGGACAACCTGATCACCGGTGATATGCGCAATATCGAACACCTGATGCCAAACCCTAACTTTGAGTTTTATCATCACGATGTAACCAAATATGTGCACGTACCGGGCGAGCTCGACTACATTATGCACTTCGCATCTCCGGCGAGTCCGATCGATTACCTGAAAATCCCGATCCAGACGCTCAAAGTAGGTGCAATGGGAACGCATAACCTGCTGGGATTGGCCCGTGCCAAAAAATCACGTTTCATTATCGCTTCCACTTCGGAGGTTTACGGCGATCCGCTCGTACACCCGCAGACCGAAGATTACTGGGGCCATGTGAACCCGATCGGGCCACGCGGCTGCTACGATGAGGCGAAACGTTATCAGGAGGCGATTACGATGGCATATCACCGCTATCACGGCCTGGAAACCCGCATCGTCCGCATATTTAACACCTACGGCCCCAGAATGCGCCTCAACGACGGACGGGTGCTGCCTGCTTTTATGGGACAGGCATTGCGTGGCGAGGACATTACCGTGTTCGGCGATGGCACGCAAACGCGTTCATTCTGTTATGTGGACGATCTGGTGGAAGGGATTTACCGCCTGCTGATGAGCGACTACTCGTTGCCGGTGAACATCGGTAACCCGATGGAAATCACGATCGGGCAGTTTGCGGAGGAGATTATCAAGCTGACCGGTACGGATCAGAAGGTAGTTTACAAACCGCTTCCGCAGGACGATCCGAAACAACGCCAGCCGGATATTACAAAAGCGAAGGAAGTCCTTGGATGGGAGCCCAAAGTATCGCGCGAAGAAGGTTTGCGCATCACCTACGACTATTTCCGCAGCTTGCCGAAAGAGCGGTTGTATGAAGAGTCGAATCACCGCGGCTTCGAAGGTTTTAGTGCGAAAAAGTGA